One Nicotiana tabacum cultivar K326 chromosome 23, ASM71507v2, whole genome shotgun sequence genomic window, ataaagtctgcgtacacactatcttcCTCATACCCCAcctgtgggattatactaggttgttcTTGTTGTATAATCGATAAAAATAGTAGTAAAGGAGTTCCAAGATAAAACTGATTTGGCTACTCTTGTATCTCAGAAAAATAcagtaaggggtcgtttggtttgaatacggcttatgccgggataagttatgctgggattagttatccTAGTATTGTTTTTTATCCActatttggtatgttgtattaaaaatgacctgcataatttctaagaagaggtataagttatcccgacactaattaccccaccctctaCAAGGTATTAATTATTCCGGTACTAATTTTAatcccgggataacttataccaggtttgctaaccaaacaaagtattaaggtggtattaaatttttataccaacaCTATAACTTCTTATaactcataccaaacgaccctaaGTGTGCAGGCTATTAATTGTGGGCAATAAGGTTGAGCAGGTGAAGATAATGTTGTGCAGAGCCTAGCATTGTCAGGGGCATAGCCAGGTTAAGGCAAGAGGAGTCAATTGAATTCCTTGccgaaaaaattataaataaaaaaaataaaaataaaataaaaaaattatcgtACATAAATTGTTGAATTCCCTTAACATGAGTTCAAAAAACATGACGTGTGTCTAACCCACATAATGAGCATTGTGCTCACTGGGGTGCTAGTTATGCACCATTCTTCTTATTAACTATTTGCCTTTTGTAATCCAAGAGCAAATACTGTTTTTGTATTAGATACAGTGGTAATGTTTCTTTATCTCCATTTCAAACGATTTTAGCCAAGAGATAGACTATGTCTTCAGAAATGGATACTTTTCACTTCTGGAGGTTCGACTAAGGAAAGCAACAGTCCAATACCAAAAGGAAATGTTGAAGGCACAAGAAAGCTGTAAATGCAGAAGCGATAAGGAAAACATAAATGGATTTCCAATAAAGCTTATACGAATCTAAAAACTGAACTTAATTGATCATAAGAGATAATTGGAACAACACTTGGGTACACTTTAAAACACAATAATACAATGTAAGGTGATCTCCATTTCTtgacaagaaaaatattttaaatcgaAGAACGAATCAAAACTTCAGTAAGAGTTTTCCCTCCACATTGGTTGGTTATCTACAGTTTGGAACCATGTATTCTAACCAAGCATAAGAGATATGCTATAGTTATTGCTAAGACTGTCGACTATTCTTACAAGATGCACAGGGATGAACCTACAACAATCAACTATTAACACTATATAGACAACATTTTGGAATTTACAGAGCGCCTTACAAATGAATTCCGAAGCCTTTGAGGTGCACAGCAGAGCCTAACAAACCTGGCACACATCTAAGAGCTGCAAACAAGTGAATAAACTCTACCTCTCTTTTCAAATAATAATGTCAGATCAGCAGAAGTAACCCCTGCAGAAAAGAACCAAGAAATTAAGGTTAAAAGTTTAGCCAATCTAAATACCATTGTTGACAAGAAACTAACTTCTAGCTTGTACGCATCGATGTTCTGAGAATGGAAAAGGAAacaaattttcttattttttcggGGATAAATTGGACAGCAGGGCACACGATGATCTGAGGAACAACAAAATATAGCAATTATATCTTGAAAAACTTTTTTGGTAAGCATGTTTTGAAAATTCAACAAGCGCAGAAATAATTGACATTCCCAGCACGTTCCATGGAGTGATGGAATGAGTATATACCTTAGCAGCCCGAGGCAGAGTTTAGGAACTCAATCTCAGAAGCTTCACTTTGGAAGAAGAACCTAAAAAGACCGGCTTTAATTAGGTAGCTGAGCAAAAGTCCCAGTATTTGGGCTACAGCCCCCAACCATCATCTTCTCATAAACGGCATATGCACCATCCGGATCACCGGACTTGCTGTACCCTCTGATAAGAGCATTATATGTAAAAACATTGGGTTCAAGACCCAGCCGCTGAAGTTCTTCATACATCTTTCCGGCCTGCTCCAACATTCCAGCAATCCCAAGATTGAGTATTAAGGAATTATAGGTATAAAGGTTGGGGGTAACTCCTCTGCTTTGCATCTCATCAAGAAGATGCAATGCTTCCTTCATTTTACCAGACTTCCCGACTCCGTTGATCATAAGGTTGTAAGAAATCAAATCAGGATCAAGGCCAGCTGACTTCAGTTCCTCAAAGTAGTGCAGAGCATCGTCCACCTTCCCTGCAGTGCATAGGCAATCTACAAGAATAGTGTAAGTCTTTAAATCCGGTCTAACTCCTCCTTTCTTCATTCTGTTAAAGAGGCCACAAGCGGCTTCAAGATCACCTGCTTTCCCAAACCCATTTATGAGAATATTGTAGATAGCACAATTAGGTCTGCATCCATAGTCCACCATTTCCTCAAAGAAGTCCTTTGCTTTGTCGAAATTTTCAACCTTCAAAAGCCCATCTATAAGAGGACCATATGTACAAGGAGTAGGTGTAACGCCTAGACTTACAAGATCATAGTACAAATCTATCGCTCTCTCTACTTTATTAGACTTCACCAAACCAGAAATGAGGATATTGTAAGTTATCGTGATCGGCTTACATCCTCTGTGGAGCATTTCCTCGTACAGCTCAAAAAGTTCATCAACCTTCCCTGACTTACCAAGTTCATCAAGAAATAAATTATAGGTATAAACATCGGGAGAACAACCAGCATCTTTCATCTCCTTGAAAAGATTCCACGCCAATTCTTTAAGATGAACATTCAGAAGTCCTTCAACTACGGGATAATATGATCTTAGTGTTGGACGAATTCCGAATTCGTTCTTGAACTTAACAaaaagtgcatgagcatcaaggGCTTTTTTCTGCTTGCACAGAACTCTAATAACAGGTACTATTATTAAGTCATTTGTGCAAAGACGATTAGATGCCAGTCTTTCTGCAAAAGAAATGGAATACTCTAATTCGGCTTCACCCAAAACACCTTCCATCAAGTGTAGCCAAAAGGATCTCTCTGACCTATTCAAACCCCGGTTAACAAAACCCTCCACAATCTTAACAGCATCCTCAATTGAACCATCTTTCACAAGAGTAGGAAGAAGAGCATACACAGTTACACAGTCGGGATAtattttcttcttcatctgaTGGTATAGCAAAAATGCTTCGGTTACCCTTTTTTCTTTAGCCAACCCAAAAATGACAGTGTTATaagtgacaacatctggagagcAATTTGGTCCGGACATTTGATAAAGCAGAGTCAAGGCTTTATCAACTTCGCCATTCTTGCAAAGACTATCTAAAAGTGTATTGTAAGTGATTGTGTTTGGAGGACACCCCTGAAGAGTCATGCTATCAAATAATTCATTGGCCTCTCGaatttttccctcttttcctAATCCAGCCAGTAGAGTGTTGTAGGTCACAATGCTAGGAGCCAGTTTCATATCCTTCATTCTGTAAAACATTGCCCATGCCTCACTAGCCCGACCGTCCTTATAAAGTATGTCAATCAATGAATTGACTACAATCACATCAGGATCACAGCCCCTTTCCATCATCTCAGAGAGTAATTTAATAGCTTCATCAATTTTCCCTGCATTACTATAGCATTTCATCATCATGTTGTAGGTGATAGAATTCGGAACATATCCACTCTCTCTAATTCCATCAAATATACTTTTCGCCTCTCCAAGCCTTCCCATTTCTGCTATACTATACAAAGATGCATTGCAAGCAACAATGTTAGGCACAATTCCATGAACTTTCATCTTCTCAAATGTTTCAAGTGCTTTATCAGGCTCGCCTGACTTCCCATAATGGTCGATAAATAGGATATACGTGTAAGCTGTAAGCTTAATTCCAAGAGATTCCATACTATCAAACAGCTCCAATGCTTCATCGACTCTGTTAGTTCTTAGCAGGCCCCTAATCAATGAATTATAAGTATGAAGATTAGGTAAAATCCCTTTTCCCCTCATTACATCTAATGTAGCAAACGCTTCATTGACCTTTCCTACTTTGCACAAAGCATCAACAAGTATGGTGAAAGAAACGACATCCGCTTTATAGCCATCAGCCTCCATCCTGTCCAAGAAGTCCCTTATAGAGTCCAAGTCTCCATGATCGCTAAACCTGTCGAGCAAAGTGATGTAAGTTACTCGATCAGGTTTATGGCACCCAGATTTCATCTTGACAAAGACTTCTTTAGCAACATCCAACTTGCCAGCAATGCAAAGAGCATCAATGAGAACCGTGTAAGTAACAACGTCCGGTGCACAACCTTCATCATCCATTCTCTTTAATATAGCACAAGCATCGTCAATCTTTCCGGCCCTTCCAAGCACTCTAATGCAAATggtaaaagtataaatattcGGCCTTAATCCCAGCCCATCCATCTCGCTTAACAATCTCATGACCGTCTCAGTATCCCTTCTTTTACCACATGCGACCATTAACGCAGAATACGTTTTAAGACTCGGCTTAAGCTCTTCCGAAACCATCCTCCTATAAACCTTTAAACCTTCCTTCCAAAACCCCGCTTGAAGGATCAAATGTATTAACCCATTATACGAGTAGGCATTCAACACAAACCCCGCCTTTCTCATCCTTTCGAGAGCAAATGGAGCTTCTCGTATACCTCCCCTAATATTCAGACCcttaaatataatcaaataagtaTCCAAACTCCTATATATTATCTGTTTTTGCATCAAATCAAACACTTGAGCCATATCATTAATCCTCTCATGAAACCTCAAATACTCCAGCATGTAATTACATGTCTCTGTAGTATGCACAACCCTAGGCATTTCCCCTACAGATTTAAACAAACACAAAGCTTCATTCGGTTCCGAAATAGACTTCAAATCCCTCAATACTTCCTCGGCAGAGATGCCATTTCTAAGTTTCTTCACATTAACCAATAAAGCATCATTTTTTGAACTTTTTATCACAAATCTTGAAGACCCCACATGTTTTTTCCTAATTTTCTTGCAATTCATCACATACTCACAAGGAAAAAAATTCAAGACTCTTGAACATGTTCCTCCTCTCACTAACCCATTATAACCAATTGATAAATGTAGTGTACCACTACTAGTAGTAGTAGTAAATTGTCTAGTCTCAGTTAAAGATATACAATTGAAATTATTGCAGCAAATTGTTGAGGAGCTAAGTACAATAACAGCCATGGatgggaaaaaaaaaacaataagaaCAATCAATGAATTTACATGCCTTTTAACAATTCTTACATAAGGAATTGTATAATCATGAGGAAAGAAAATGCTTTTTCTGCTGAATCTTCAAGCGACGCGTTTAAGAGTTGGTTATGAAGTTGAGCTAAAATTTACCTGTGTGGGTTAGGATTTTAGGATTTGAGGATGAGTAGAgatattttaaaatggtttgtgTGGGGTGAAATGAAATTCAGGTAGAAAATAAATTTAACAAGAAAAAacgaaaaacaaaaatgagagaggGGAAAGGATTGGGAAATTAAGGTGGATTTGAGGAAGACGTAGATATTTTAAAGTTGGGAATTTtttctctttaaaaaaaaaaactagaagtttGGTGATTGAAAATAATTACTTTACTTAAATATCACTCCTCTGATCCaccataattttttatttttttttattttatgcttTCACATATATTAAGGGATCCATcatttagcattaattaacaataaaattgaacATATTAACCTTAATTCATTCATTGAAATATGTCCATATTAAGGGATCCAtcatttaatattaattaacaataaaattgaccatattaaccttaatttattcattgaaatataataaatacgCTCTCTACTCCAAGGGCAACTTTGAAAAAATGAAGTCAATTCCTcttgatatttgaaaaaaattaaatattatggaccacaaaaaaagagccgaaaaattaattaaagtggacCGAAGAGAGTATATTTGACAATTAGTTCTAATATTGAAGTTCAATATTCACAAATCACAACAAATCTTTATTGATAAACATTGAATTATttacaaataataaataactaTCGATGCAAATTTACCCCCCACATACTTCCTACGTTTCAATATATGTATTATAGTTTGATTAgactcaaaattttaaaaaagtacAAGAATGTCATATCCTATGGTCTTAAACTAAAAATGTAGATAATGTACCAAAATATCTTTAGATTTTGTGATTTTAAATATATCATATTCTTCCTCCGTCTCAAATTATCtgtcatatttttcttttacacactccttaaaaaaatattaattaagagTAATTTGTAACTATTTcacccttatttatgtcttaataTATAATCTATATTAATTGAATATTTAACGTTTAGTCTTCAAAACACTACTATATAAAGCAAGGAGAAGCATGGACTGTCAAAGCTAAGCAAGCATCATGGCTAACTCAAAAGATTCTAGGTGCTGCCAGGTACCTAATTGAAGCAAATATTAAAGTGGAAGAGGTGATGACTGCAGATTGTTACTCCCGCTTAAAGAGCGTGATTCTTTAGTTTAATTAAGTTCAAATTAGTTAAATTAAAAGTCCTCGTTTGATTCAATTCATGAATTAGCCCACTATAAGTCTActgcattttattttaattataattatatataattagataataataataataataattaagtaTATCATTTGTGTCTCTGTTACAACACAACGAAACTAAATGGTTCGAATCCATCAGAGACATATACAACAAACTTAGGGGAGAATTTCCAAAGGTTGCATGGAGAAAATAATTAGTTGCCCTAAATGGATCTTTATCGTATACATAGCCATACAAGGTAGGCTATACACCAGGGGATATGCTTATCAAATGGAGTATCTTAACCAAACCAATTTGCTCCCTGTGTGAAGGTGCTGGCGAGGATCATGAGCACCTATTTTTCGAATGTAACTACTCAGCAGCTATATGGAGGAAACTACTACAATGGGCTGGAATAAACAGAGATGTCAAAGGATGGGCTTAGGAGATCAGTTGGGCTACACAGTTTGCATCAGGTAGGAGATCATTAGCAGCCATATACAGAATGCTACTAACGTGTATTGTATACCACATATGGCAAGAGAGAAATTAGAGAACTTTTCGTAATCAGAAGACAAGAAGTGAGGACATGGTCAGGTTAATGATTCAAGAGGTCCATTGTCGAGGGAGTTTGAAATCCAACTTAGCGAAGAAACTAAAAAATCTAAACTTCTATCCTTTGATAGTTTTCTTGTGTTTCATTAGATTTGGTGTTGATTAGTTACCAAGATCATTTATAGTTGGGGCTGCATGTCAAATTATAGAATGATAGTGAAGGGTTTCTGTTATACTTGTACATATTATTCTCTggtaataaaaatttaaaaagacaAATAATTCGagacaattattttttaaaaatacaataaataatttgagacggaGATAGTAAAGAGTTACTAAAATTAAAGAGCTACTAAATATAGAAAGAGACATTGATTACTAAAAAGTAAAGCAAGGCATGTGTTTTAGTATAAGCATGCACATGTAATTACTCTTTTGCTTTTATTGATTTAGCGTGAAAAAGCAGCCCGATACACTAAGCACCTGCTATGCGCGAGATCGGGGGAAGGACCGGACCATACGGCAGAGTCGGCTCCAATGTTATGGAAGGTAAGGCATGTGCCTTAGGCCTCCAAATTTGGGGAGccctatttataaaaaataataggtttataggcgtttaaaaaataatatttagtacttttaatataaaaagaaagaaaactttttagatatataaataaagtaataactTAACTTACTTAAAAATGGGTAGATTAATAGTTTCTCCAAcgttttaatttttcactttttacTCTTTCATTAGATAACGTGTAAAAATTTACACTCTGCCTTAATTTGTCCAAATCAATCTTTCTTATTTTCAATCTCTTCATATTTCAGAAACTCCTGTATATTTTTTCTTTGATATTGTTACTTACCTTCTTTTTCCAAGATTTCATCAGTTCAAGTGTTCAACAATACTTTTAAGCTTCAATAGTTCTATACTTCTATTGCTCTataatttttcaagaaaaattaaatgatgaattggCTATATTATAATTGTAAAGGAATTATTGAAACAAAATTGATTATAAAAAAGACTATTAACAATTTTATATCTCAAAAGGTTAGaagaatagacttcaaataaaaacaatcttataactttcttttaaaaatttaggtcTCATATTAAACTTTGGATTTAGGCCTCACATATTCTTGAGCCGTCAATTATACGCaatcttactttatatttctgcAAGAAATTATTTTTATGGCTTGAACTCACTACCTCAACTTTACCATTAACTCAACTTTACCAATAACTTTTACCGATTTAGTGTAAACGGATAAATTTTTGCCTAATTATTTATGGCCAAACATAAAATGAATTGCAAGTTGTACCTTATATGGCCTGGGACCATGTTCCCAAGCAAGAATCATCCAACTTTTGTAATTACTCTCTTCTTGCATGTTGCCAACTCCCCCCATTTATAGCTTTCAGTCAACTTTTGCTACTCTCAAAGCTTTGCGTACTCTTTACTGTTTCCTTCCCTCCTTACCTGCAAAACCCCACATTCCTTAAATGCTCCTCTAAATTAAATCTTGAAAAACCCCATCTTCCAATTTTGCTAAAAAAAACAAGATCCCTGTTCTTTCATATAGAAAAAAGCTGAAAGTTTCTATCTttttttgtttaagatgaaaaAAACCCCTCTTGGGTTAAAGCTTGTAGCTTTTTtggttcttgtttttttttctggTGTAAAGTCTCAAGAAAATGATGCCACAGTGATGTTGGCTTTGAAAAAGAGCCTAAATCCACCTCAAGAAATGGGCTGGTTGGATCCGGATCCATGCAAATGGAACCACGTGGGTTGTTCAGTGGACAAACGGGTCACCCGGATCCAAATTGGGCACCATAATCTTGAAGGTACTTTGCCACAAGAACTGTCTAAACTTACTGCACTTGAGCATTTAGAGCTTCAATGGAATAAAATTTCTGGCCCTTTGCCTAGTTTAAATGGATTAAGTTCATTGCAAGTGTTAATTATTAGTAATAATCAGTTTAGTTCAATTCCTGTTGATTTCTTTAGTGGTATGACTTCATTAATATCAGTTAATATTGATAATAATCCATTTGCTAGTTGGGGTATACCTGAAAGCCTTAAAAATGCTTCAGTACTTCAAGATTTTTCAGCAAATTCAGCTAATATTACTGGAAAAATTCCTGAGTTTTTAGGAGCTGATGAATTTCCTGGATTAGTGAGCTTGCATTTAGCTCTTAATAACTTGGAGGGTGAATTGCCTTCTAGTTTTTCGGGTTCGCTGATTGAGTCTTTGTGGTTAAATGGACAGAATCTTAGTGGAGGAATTGATGTTTTACAGAACATGACATTCTTGAGGGAGGTTTGGTTAAATGACAATGGATTTTCAGGCCCTTTACCCGACTTTTCGGGGTTAAAGTCTTTGGAGGTATTGAGTGTCAGAGATAATTCTTTTACGGGATCAGTGCCGACTTCTTTGGTGAATCAAGAATCTCTGAAAGTTGTTAACTTGACTAATAATTTGTTTCAAGGGCCAGTTCCCAAGTTCAAAGATTCAGTTTCTATGGATTTGATAAAAGATACCAATAGTTTTTGTTTACCAGTACCCGGTGATTGTGATCCAAGAGTCAATACATTGCTTTTAATTGCGAAATCGATGAATTATCCGAGGAAGTTTGCGGAGAATTGGAAGGGAAATGATCCATGTGCAGACTGGTT contains:
- the LOC107805778 gene encoding uncharacterized protein LOC107805778 — encoded protein: MAVIVLSSSTICCNNFNCISLTETRQFTTTTSSGTLHLSIGYNGLVRGGTCSRVLNFFPCEYVMNCKKIRKKHVGSSRFVIKSSKNDALLVNVKKLRNGISAEEVLRDLKSISEPNEALCLFKSVGEMPRVVHTTETCNYMLEYLRFHERINDMAQVFDLMQKQIIYRSLDTYLIIFKGLNIRGGIREAPFALERMRKAGFVLNAYSYNGLIHLILQAGFWKEGLKVYRRMVSEELKPSLKTYSALMVACGKRRDTETVMRLLSEMDGLGLRPNIYTFTICIRVLGRAGKIDDACAILKRMDDEGCAPDVVTYTVLIDALCIAGKLDVAKEVFVKMKSGCHKPDRVTYITLLDRFSDHGDLDSIRDFLDRMEADGYKADVVSFTILVDALCKVGKVNEAFATLDVMRGKGILPNLHTYNSLIRGLLRTNRVDEALELFDSMESLGIKLTAYTYILFIDHYGKSGEPDKALETFEKMKVHGIVPNIVACNASLYSIAEMGRLGEAKSIFDGIRESGYVPNSITYNMMMKCYSNAGKIDEAIKLLSEMMERGCDPDVIVVNSLIDILYKDGRASEAWAMFYRMKDMKLAPSIVTYNTLLAGLGKEGKIREANELFDSMTLQGCPPNTITYNTLLDSLCKNGEVDKALTLLYQMSGPNCSPDVVTYNTVIFGLAKEKRVTEAFLLYHQMKKKIYPDCVTVYALLPTLVKDGSIEDAVKIVEGFVNRGLNRSERSFWLHLMEGVLGEAELEYSISFAERLASNRLCTNDLIIVPVIRVLCKQKKALDAHALFVKFKNEFGIRPTLRSYYPVVEGLLNVHLKELAWNLFKEMKDAGCSPDVYTYNLFLDELGKSGKVDELFELYEEMLHRGCKPITITYNILISGLVKSNKVERAIDLYYDLVSLGVTPTPCTYGPLIDGLLKVENFDKAKDFFEEMVDYGCRPNCAIYNILINGFGKAGDLEAACGLFNRMKKGGVRPDLKTYTILVDCLCTAGKVDDALHYFEELKSAGLDPDLISYNLMINGVGKSGKMKEALHLLDEMQSRGVTPNLYTYNSLILNLGIAGMLEQAGKMYEELQRLGLEPNVFTYNALIRGYSKSGDPDGAYAVYEKMMVGGCSPNTGTFAQLPN